From the genome of Haloplanus vescus:
CGGCGCCGGCCACCGCGTTCTTGACCGTCCGCCGCGTGGGGTCGGTATGGAGACTCCGGACCGCATCGTCTCGCTCGCGCCCGCCGCCACCGTAACGCTCCAAGCGTTGGGCGCCGCGGACCGCCTCGTGGGCGTCACGAGCCACTGTCGGGCGGACCTCGATGCGGCCGTCCTCGGGGGGTGGCTCGACCCCGACCTCGACCGCCTCACGGACCTCGACCCCGACCTCGTCTGCACCAGCGACGCCCTCCAAGCCGACGTGCGCGACGCCCTCCGCGAACGCGGCGTCCGCGTCCACCACGTCGATGCCGTGACCCTCTCCGAAGTGCTCGACGGCTTCGCCGAACTCGGCGCCGCCGTGGGACGCCCGGCAGCGGGCGACCGACTCGCCGCCCGGAGTCACGAGCGACTGGAGCGAGTTCGAGAACGCGCGACCGACGACCGCCCGACCGTCTACTGCGAGGAGTGGGCCGACCCGCCGATGGCGGCCGGCAACTGGGTTCCAGACGTGGTCGAGGCGGCGGGCGGCCACTACCCGTTCGTCGACGCCGGCGAGCGCTCGCGGGCAGTGAGTCAGGCGGCGGTGGAGGCGGCCGACCCTGACCACGTCGTGTTCCACCTCTGCGGGCGCGGCACGGACGTGGACCCGAGCCAACTCGCCGAGCGCGGGTGGGAGGTCGACGCCAGCGTCCACGTCGTCGACGACGCCCTCCTGAACCAGCCGAGTCCGAACCTGCTCGACGGGGCCGAGCGCCTCGCCGACCTGTTTTAATCCACGTCCGGGTCCGCGGTGTCCGCGTCGGCGGCGGGCGTCGACCCCGACGCCTCGTCCACCGCACTCGTCAGGGAGACGTTGAGCGCGAGCATCGAGATACCGCCGCCAGCCACGGTGACGAGATTCTTGACGGCGTGGTCGAGCACCGCGGCGCCGAAGGCGGTCACGCCGCTCACGGGGGTCAGGCCCGCGACGAGGAGGGTAAAGGCCGCCTCGTACAGGCCGATGCCGCCCGGCGAGAGCGGGAGCACCTTGGCGAGGTTCCCGACGCTCACCGCGAAGAAACTGACCGCAACGAGCGTCGACGGCGCGAGTGGGACGTCGAACGCGGCGAGGACGAGCGCCGCTGTCACCACGTCGAGCGTCCAGATGGCGAGACTGCTCGCGCCCACGCGGACGAAGGCGCCGCGGTCGGCGGCGACCGTCTGGACGCCGGAGACAAAGCCCTCCAGAACGCCCGCCACGTAGTCGGCGTAGGAGTCCGAACTCACACGCGTGACGACCCGCCGAATCAGGTTGTCGTCGCGGCGGGCGCTCACCACGATGGCGGCGACGGCGAGAAGCGCCGCCATCGCGACGCCGACGGCGACGGTGAGTGCGACGCGGGCGCTCCGCGGGTCGACGCCGGGGACGCCGGCCGAGACGGCGTCGACGACTTGGTCGGTGGCGCCCGTGAGTACGAACCCGATGAACACCGTCCCGCCGAGGACCGTGATGGTCAGCAGGTCGAAGACGCGCTCGACGGCGAGCGAGGCAAAGCCAGTCGGGTACGGAATGCCGCGGCGGGCCTTGACCACGTACGCGCGGACGCCGTCGCCGAGTCGCGCGGGGACGACGAGGTTGCCCGTCTGACTGATGAACACGACGCCGGTGAGGAAGCCGAGGCGTTCGTCGTAGCCGAGTTCGCCCAAGATATCGCGGTAGCGCGCGCCGCGCAGGGGCCACGAGAGGAGGTAGACGACGGCCGCGAGCGCGACGAACGCGGGGTCGGCGCCCTCGAGCTCTCGCAGCACCGCTTGCGGGTCGAGATACACCGTCATGAGCGCGAGCGCGACCACCGTCAGGAGGACGCTCGCCGCGATGCTCACCCGGCGGGTGATGCGCGGGCTGACGGAGAGCTGCCACCACAGCCGGAGAATCTGACTCCCCATCCCGAACACGTCCCGGACCAGGTCGACTTTCGTGTCGCCTTTCGGCTCCCAGTCGACGGGGAACTCCTCGACGGTCAGGCCGGCGCGCTGGGCGCGAACCAGCAGTTCGGTGTCCCAGAACCAGTGGTCGTCCTCGATGTCGCGGTGGAGGCGGACGAAGGCCTCGCGGCTCATCGCTTTGAACCCGCACTGGTGGTCACAGAGCGACGAGCGCAGGAACAGGCGGACGAGGCCGTTGTACGCCCGGGACGGGACTCCGCGCTTGGCGGGGCGGTCGGCGACGCGCCCGGGCATCCAGCGCGACCCCGTGGCCACGTCAGCGTCGCCGGAGCGGACGCGCTCGACGAGTTCCTCCAGGTGACGCATGTCGGTCGCGCGGTCGGTGTCGAAGTAGACGAGGGTGTCGCCGCGGGCGGCGTCGAACGCGCGTTCGAGTGCGCCGCCCCGGCCGAGGCGTTCGTCGCTGTGGTAGTGTCGAATCCGGTTGTCGTCGGCAGCGAGTCGGTCGGCGATGTCGGGCGTTCGGTCGTCACAGCCGTCCTCCGCGACGATGACTTCGTACGCGTCCGACGGGAGGAAGGTATCGAGCGTCTGGAGCGTCGTCCGCACCGTCTCCTCGATGGTGGCCTCCTCGTTGTACGCGGGGAGGACGACGCTCACCTCGACACCGCCGGACGAATCCATTTGCCGAGGATGGTCGGGCCGCGTTCAAGAACTTTCTGTCTGACCGCCCGTTTTTTGCCGCACACGACCCGACAGGAGGCATGGTAGACGCCACGATACTGAGTCTGGTCGCAGTGGTCGGCCTACTGATGGCGAGTGCCTTCTTCTCCAGTACGGAAATCGCCGTCTTCTCGCTGTCGGAGGCGTGGCTCGAGGAGCGCACCGCCGCGAAGGACCCGCGAGCGTCGATACTCGCGGAGCTCCGCGCGGACCCGCATCGCCTCCTCGTGACGCTGCTGGTCGGCAACAACGTCGTCAACGTCGCCATCTCCAGCATCCTCGCGGTGTTGCTGGCCGAGCGATTCACCGGCGAAGTCGCCGTCGTCCTCACCACCGTCGTCGCCAGCAGCGTCGTCCTCGTATTCGGCGAGATACTGCCCAAGGCCTACGGCCTCGGCAACGCCGAGGAGTGGTCGCTCACGACGGCGCGCCCGGTGTGGGTCGTCGAACGCCTCCTCTTTCCGGTCGTCATCGTCTTCGACTTCGTGACGCGGCGGGTGGGGAGCGTCGTCGGCGGCGACCCGGACATCGAGGAGCCGTACACGGACACGGCGGGTGGCGAAGGAGCGAAGTGAGCGGCGCGCCAACGCCGAGCCGTGAAAGAGTTCGAGCGCAAGCAACTCCTCGAACGCGTCAACCGTGAGGGGGCCACGGTCGGCGCCGACATCCCGGAGCGAATCACGGTGCAGGGCGATGAGGTGGACCTCCAGCAGTTCGTCTTCGAAATCAAGCGCCGCGATACGGTACCCGCGGGCGAGCGCGAACGGGTCGACCAAGCGAAAAAGAACCTCCGGCGCGAGCGCCTCCAGCGCCTCCAGAAAATCGAAGACGACGAGGTGAGCTACGCCGAGGGCGAGCGTCTGGTCGAGAGCATCATCGGTATCGACCGGGCGCTCAACGCCCTCGAACAGCTCGGTCCCGCGGACCTCGAACGCGAGGCGAAAGCCAAGGAAGCGGCGGACCGCAAGCGCTGGATGAGCTTCCTGAAGAAGGCGCTCGGCCACGAGGACGCCAGCCACAACACGCGGGGGCGGCTGTGAGCCGCAACGCCGAACTCGCCGACCGCTTCGAGGAGATGGCGGACCTCCTCGAAGCCCAAGACGTGGAGTTCAAACCGCGGAGCTACCGCCGCGCCGCAGAAAGCATTCGCGAGCATCCGACGCCGATAGAGGACTTGGCGACGGAGGGCGAGTCGGCGGTGAAAGACATCGAGGGCGTCGGCGACGCCATCGCGTCGAAGGCCGTCGAGTACGTCGAGACGGGAGAAATCGAAGAACTCGACGAACTGCGCGCGGACCTCCCCGTCGACATGGCGGCGCTCACGAGCGTCGAGGGCGTCGGCCCGAAGACGGTCGGCACGCTCTACGAGGCGCTCGGAATCACGACGCTCGACGAACTCGAAGCCGCGGCGCGCGACGGCGAGATTCAGGCGGTGTCGGGCTTCGGCCCCAAGACGGAGTCGAACATCCTCGAGAACATCCCCTTCGCCCGACAGGCACAGGAGCGCGAACTCCTCGGCGACGCACGCCCCATCGCCGAAGCGGTGCGTAACTACCTGCGAGACGCCGACCCGGTGGCGGAGGTAGCCATCGCGGGGTCGAATCGGCGGTGGCGCGAAACCATCGGCGACGTGGACGTCCTCGTCGCGAGCGCGGAGGCGGAGGGGGCCGTCGACGCCTTCCTCGACTGGGACGCGGGAGCAGAGCTCATCGAGTCGGGGCCGACGAAAGCCAGCGTCCGCGCGCGTGGCATGCGCGTAGATTTGCGCGTCGTCGACCCCGCCGAGTTCGGGGCAGCGCTCCAGTATTTCACCGGGAGCAAGGACCACAACGTCCACCTCCGCAACCTCGCCATCGACCGCGACCTGAAGATGAACGAGTACGGCGTGTTCGACGTGAGCGACGTGGCCGAGGAGACGGAGGGCCAACGCGCCGGGCGCCGGGTCGGCGGCGAGACGGAAGCGGAGATGTACGACGCCCTCGACCTACCGCTGATTCCCCCAGAACTCCGCGAGGACCGCGGCGAAATCGAGGCCGCGGCGGCGGGGGAGCTGCCCGACCTCCTCGAACCCGGGTCGCTCCGGGGCGACCTTCACACGCACACCGAGTGGTCGGACGGGAGCCAGTCCATCGAGTCGATGATAGCGGCAGCGGCCGACCGGGGCGACGACTTCCTCTGTGTCTCCGACCACGCCACCGGCCCGGGGATGGTCGGCGGCGTCGGCCTCGACGACGACGAACTCCGCGAGCAGATGGACGCCGTGGCGGAAGCGGCGGCGGACACGGACCTCACCGTCTTCCACGGCGTCGAGGCCAACATCGATGCCGACGGCGACCTCTCGGTCGGGGACGACGTACTCGCGGAGTTGGACGTGGTCATCGCGTCGCCCCACAGCGGCCTCGGGGCGGACCGCGACGCCGCGACCGACCGCCTCGTGGCCGCGGTGGAACACCCCGAGACGGACGTTCTCGGCCATCCCACGGGCCGACTCATCAACGACCGGCCGGGACTCGCGCCCGACCTGGACCGACTCGCGACGGCCGCCGCCGAGGCCGGCACGGCGCTGGAAGTGAACGCCAACCCGCACCGACTCGACCTGAACGACGAGGGGGTGCGGACCGCCGTGGAAGCGGGGGCGACGATTACCATCAACACCGACGCCCACAGCGGCGAGGAACTGGCGCTACGGCGCTACGGCGTCCACACGGCGCGGCGTGGGTGGGCCGAAGCGGAGGACGTACTCAACACGCGGTCGCCCGACGACCTAGCCGCGTGGCTGAGCTGATGGCTCGCTTTCTCTGCGACGCGATGCTCGGCAAGCTGGCGCGCTACCTCAGGATGTGCGGCCACGACACGGCGTACGCCCTCGACCGAGACATCGAGGCCGACGACGCACTCGCACGGCTCGCACGCGAGGAGGACCGCCGACTCGTCACGCGCGACGCCGACCTCGCGGCGCGGACGGAGGATGCGATTCGACTCTCGGCGACAGACATCGAGGGGCAGTTGTGCGAACTCGATGTCGCGGGGGTTCGACTCTCGCTCCCCGAGACGCCGCGTCGGTGCGGTCGGTGTAACGGGGCGCTAGCAGCAGTGAGCGAGGAGGCGTCGACGCCGAACGACGTGCCCGACCCGGCGGCGGCGGCCGTCTGGCGGTGCGAGCGGTGCGGCCAGCACTTCTGGCGGGGGAGTCACTGGGACGACGTGCGGGCGCGTCTCCGCGGGGTGACCGGCGACCGCAAGGGTTGAGCGTCAGGAGTGCGACGACTCGGTCGATGCGCGAGTGTCGATACTGCGGCGAGACGTTCGACGACGAGGGAGCCCACGACGACCACCTCAAGGCGGAACACGCCGACGAACTGGGCCCGATAGACCGGCGACGGCTCTCCGTCGACGACGACGAGGGCAGGGTCAGTCTCCGCATGGTCGCACTCGGCGTCGTCGTCCTCCTCGCGGGCGTCGTGGTGGTGTACGCGACGCTCATGGGGAGCGAGGGAGCGAGTCGGCCGATCGAACCGACCGACGTCGGGGCGGTCCACTACCACGGAACGATCAACGTGACCATCGGGAACCAGTCCGTCGACTTCAGCCAGCAGCGGTTCCAGTACGAATCTACGAACGTCGACGCCTTCCACTTCGAAGGCGGTGACGGGTCGGAGTGGCACGTCCACGCCCGAAGCGTCACGCTCCAGTGGGCGATGGCGACTATCGGACTGGAAGTGACCGACGAGACGGTGACTGCCGACGGCGAAACCTACGGCGACGACCCGGACGAGACGGCCATCGTCGAGGTGAACGGGTCACCGGTCGAACCCTCGACGTACATCCTGCAAGAAGGCGACCACATCCGCATCGTCGCGCGTTAGCGCCCGTTCCAGTCCTCGCAGGCGTCCATGTCGGCCATGACGCCGTCGTGGTGACCACAGTAGGGCTGGATGCCGCGTTCGGTGCGGACGTATTCGAAGTGCTCGCAGTTGCCGCAGTAGCGGTCCGCGGCGTCGGTGGACGCACTCGTCGCCGACGTGGATTTCCACACTTCGTCGTCGGAGTCGGTCGAAGGCGAGGGGGGCGTCGTGGTGTCGCCACCAGCGGAGGATTGAGACGACGAGACGGACGCGACTTCGTGAACGATTTCGTCGTTGGAGCCGCCGTCGCTGACCTGCGTGCTGACGGTGCCGGTCGGCCCGGACGTGGTGCCGCCGAGGCCGACGCTCCCCATGGACTTCGAGCGGTCGACTTCGACCACCTTCGTCTCACCCTGTCGTGTCACTTCCATCGTGACGGTGCCGCCCGGGTCGTTTCGCGTCTTGAAGTTGGCGATGCCGACGAACAGACACCAGAAGGTGGTGAGCGCGCCGAGGAAGTAGACGCTGACGGTGGGGAGGGTCAGGTCGACCATGCCGGGAGCACAGTTGGCGCCCGACCACCGGCACGGGTAGGCGTGCGCGAAGAGGGCGACGCCGAGGACGGCGACGCTGGCGCCGATGCCCGCGGCGGCACGCGTCGAACGCTCGGCGGGCAAGACGGCCGAGATGCCGAGGAAGACAGCGGGCACGCCGAGTCCGGCGAGGATGCCGCCGTACTCGCGCACCTCAAACAGCGTGGTGCCACCCCCGAGCAGTACGTCGGTCGTCGCGACGACGATGCCGGCGACGACGAGGACGATACCCACGACGAACAGCGCCGCGCCTGCGTAGATCTGCCGGAGACTCGGACCGTTCCTGTCGTCTCCGTGGTAGACCTCCCCGAGACTGGTCATAGTCGGTGATACAGCAGCCCGACACAAAACCCTACGTCAGACGGGCGTGTGACGGCTCGCGACCGGAATCGACGATTCGACGGGTCCGAAGCCATTAACTCGCGGGGCACAGTAGCGACGCGCATGAGTGAGGATACGGACGAAGAGGCGGAACCCGCGGTCGAACTCGGCGAGGGCGAACCCGTCGAGGGGGCGCCCCTCGCGCGGGTGGCGTCGCGACTCACCTGGCCCCAAGAGGCGAGTCGAGTCCGGGACAAGGAAGGCGACGCGACGGTGCGGACGCCCGACGGCCCCCGCACGCTCGACTCGATTCTCGACGACGTCGACGAGACGTACTTCGATACGCGACAGACGTTCCTGTCGACGGTCCGGTCGGTAATCGGAACCGGCCCCGTCCCCGTCGCCGACGAGTAGACGTGCCCGTCGTGACCGGGCATCGTACAGGACGGACGACGATACACCGGGAATGACACGCGAGGACTCCTACGAGGTGCGCGTCGTGCGACCCTCGTGGGTCCGGGCGTCGCTCCTTCTCGGCGCCGGCCTCGCCGTCGTGTGGTCGCTCTGGACCGTCCCGCCAGCGCGTCTCGACGCCCGCCTCGTCCGCGACGTGGTGGTCTTCATCGCGGCGCCGAGCCTGCTCGCGTTCGCCTACGGCCGGGGTCTGGGCTGGCGAGTCGACCGGCGCACCCTCCGCAACACCGTCGCTCTCGCCGCGTTCGTCGTCCCCTTCTACGTCGTCGGGTCGTCGTTGCCCACGATTCGGGCGTACTACCCGATGTGGGAGACGGGGACGGCGCTCGCCGCCTTCCTCCCGCACGCAGTCGCGCAGTTCGTCGTCGCGGCCGCCGCCGAGACGTACTACCGGGGGTTGCTCTGCGTGGGCGTGCGCGAGATGGGCTTCAAGAGCGTCTTCATCAGCCCCGTCGTCTACGCACTCCATCACGTCCACAAGCCGCCGGTCGAACTCCTGTTGGCGGCGCCGACGGACGTCCTCTTCGGCGCCGTCGACTACCGGAGCGAGTCGGTGCTTCCCTCGGTCGTCGCCCACGGTATCGGCCTCGCCCTCCTCGACTGGCTGGTGTTACATCCGCCTCTCGTCCCGACGGCGACGGTGATGCGGGCGCTCTCGTGGCTCCCCATTCCGCTGTAATTTCGCTGTGGGTTTATGTCGGTGAGCGGCGTCTGTCGACATATGGCAACCTTCGAACACGTCCTGGTACCGGTCGACGGGAGCGAGGCGGCGCGGCGGGCGGCAGAACACGCAATCGACCTCGTGTCCGATACCGGCGGGCGCGTGACGGCGCTGTACGTCATCGATATGGGCGACGCCGACTACGTGGCGGTGCCGAGCGACATCGCCGAGACGAAAAAGCGCATCCGAAAGAAAGGCGAAGAGCTCACGGCCGAAATCGAGGAGCTGGCGGCCGCCGAGGGCGTCGACTGCGAGACGGCCGTCGTCACGGGCATCGCCGACGAGGCCATCGTCGCGTACGCCGAAGACAACGACGTGGACCTCATCGCGATGGGCAAACACGGCAAGCGCGACCCGGACAAACCACTCGTCGGCAACACGGCCCGCCGCGTCGTCCAAGAGTCGTCGGTCCCCGTCCACACGGTCTGAGAGTCGTGACTCACGACGAGTTATCCGGGAGCGTCACGTAGTCGGGGTATGGCACTCCCCATCAACCCGACAGTCGTCGAGAGCACGGACATCGGTGAACAGCGCGCGACGCTGGAGATGGACCACGAGGCGGCCGTCGAACACGTCCGCGAGACGTTCGAAGCCGCCGGCTTCGGCGTCCCCGTCGAGTTCTCGCCGTCCGACCTGCTCAACGAGAAACTCGACGCGGGCCGCGACCCCTACTACGTGCTCGGGGCGTGCAACCCCGAGATGGCCGACCGCGTCCTCGACGCCAGCGGCGGCCGACTCGGCGCGCTCATGCCCTGTAACGTCGTCATCTGGGAGGAAGAGCCGGGCGTCCAGACCGTCTATCACGTCAGCATCATGCGCATCGGGCGACTGCTGGGACTCGCGCCCGACGACGACGAGATGGCGGCCATCATCGCCGAGACGGGGACGATGGTCGACGCCGCCTACGAGGCACTCTAGAAGTCCGAGAGGGTGGTCTGGAGGCCGGCGACCATCGCGGACTTGCGGCGGAGCGCCCCCATCGACGTGGGGAGGTAGTCGACGACGCCCCGGACGGCGTCGGCGAGCGTCTCGGCCGTGGCGTGTTCGCCCTCGAAGGCGTGTCTGATTCCCTCGCGGACCTGCCAGACGCCGGCCGGCCCCCAGTAGTCGTCCGAGACGTGCCGGAGGACGAGACACTTCGCTTGCCGCCCCCTGTCTTCGAGGTGTTCGAGGACGGCGAGGCGGGCGGCGTGATAGGCGCCGGCCGTCTCCTCGACGTAGCCCGTCCGCCCCTCGTAGCCCTCGCGGTCGGCGGCGAGCCACATCCCCGCCTCGGGGTCGGGGTTCCAGACGCTGCCAGGCGCTTTCAGTTCGACGAGTTCGTACTCCCACTGACCGGGGGCGAGAATCACCCAGTAGGCGTTGCCGAGGAACTCGTTGCGGTGTATCTCCACCTCGTTCACGCTCTGGGCGTCACGGAGCGAGCCACGGAGGTACTGGCCCACGGTGTCGTCGACGGCGGTGATGGACCACCGCGTGGGGACGAGCCGGCGGTTTTCGCGCTGACCCAGCGCCCCCGCCGAGAGGATGGTGTTCACGTCGTAGACGTCGAAGCCTCGCCGATAGAGGTAGTTGATGGCGCCCTCGGCGTTCCAGTCGTCGTCTTCGAGCGTCTTCTTCACCGGGCGCGGGACGTGCGGGTTCTCGCCGAGCGTCGCCGACCGAGCGCTGGCGCTGGGGCCGGTGGGCGTCGAAACGCCGTCGGCGTCGAACTCGACCGTCGGGTCGCCGTCGAGGCCGATTTCCACGTCGACCGGGCGGTCCGCGATGGCGACTTCCCGCCCGACCCCGACGAAGCCGTCCCACGTGTCGTGGACGTCGACTGGCGAGGAGCGCCGGGAGTTGAGGAGACTGGTCCGGCGGCGGAACACCTCGTCCAAATCGACGCCCTCCTCGTACCACTCGCCGCTGGTGGCGAAGCGGGCGGCGTCGCCCTCGTTGCCGACGGGCGAGAGGATGCCCGTGGAGACGTTGGGGTAGTTCGAGCGACCGACGAAGATGGAGGGCGAGACGCTGCCGACGACGGAGTTGCCGGAGACAGTCTGTTCGACGCGGTCGGCGACCGATTCGACGTGGTCGAGGATTTCGTAGGATTTCTCCTGTGCGAGGCGCCGTCGCTCGGCGCGTTCGTTGGCCTCGATATCGACGAACTCGTCGAGGCGCATACCGGGGCTACCGGACGAGGCGGCTTGAACCTAACTGTGGATGCCCATCGCCTCGATTTGTTCCTGATACCGATTGCGGATGGTGACTTCGGTCACCTGCGCCACGTCGGCCACCTCGCGCTGGGTCTTCTTCTCGTTACAGAGCAGCGAGGCCGCGTAGATGGCCGCGGCGGCGTAGCCGGTCGGCGACTTCCCCGAGAGCAGGCCCTTCTCCGCCGTCTCCTCGATGATTTCGTTGGCCTTCGACTGCACCTCCTCGCTCAGCTCGAGTTCCGAACAGAAGCGGGGGACGTACTTCTTGGGGTCGACCGGCTTCATCTCCAGGCCGAGTTCCTGTGAGATGTAGCGGTAGGTGCGACCGATTTCCTTGCGTTCGACCCGAGATACCTCGGAAATCTCTTCGAGCGAGCGGGGAATGCCCTCCTTCCGACAGGCCGCGTAGAGCGCGGCGGTGGCGACGCCCTCGATGGAGCGCCCGCGAATCAGGTCCTCGTTGAGCGCGCGCCGATAGATGACGGAAGCCACCTCCCGGACGGAGCGCGGCACGCCCAGCGCGGAGGCCATCCGGTCGATTTCGGAGAGTGCGAACTGTAGGTTGCGCTCGCCCGCGTCCTTGGTTCGAATCCGCTCCTGCCACTTGCGCAGGCGGTGCATCTGCGAGCGCTTGCGCGAAGAAATCGAGCGCCCGTAGGCGTCCTTGTCCTTCCAGTCGATGGTCGTCGTCAGCCCCTTGTCGTGCATCGTCTGGGTGGTCGGGGCCCCCACCCGCGATTTCTCCTGTCGTTCCTTGTGGTTGAACGCCCGCCACTCCGGACCTGGGTCGATTTGCTCCTCTTCGATGATGAGTCCGGTTTCTTCGTGAATCAGTTCGCCGTCGGCCGTTCTGACGAGGTCTTCTGGGTCGAGATCGTCGAGATCAACGTCGTCGTCGGTTTCCTGCTCGTCCTCGCCCTGCCATCGCGTCCGGTCGTCTCGCTGGCGGGTGGGCCGTGTCATCGCGTTTTTATAGTCGTATTTCGCTGTCACTTAAAACCTCGGCCGGGCCCGCACGCGTGCGGAACGAATACCCCTTTAGTCGGTACCGCGAAGCCCCGGCAATGCCGACTATCGAGAGTGATCCCGCGACGGCGAGACGACGGTTGGAAGACGCCGGCGTCGACGTCGAAACGGGCAACACGGACCACGAACGCTGGCGGGCGGAACGGGGCGACGCCGTCGCGGTGGCCTACGACGACAAAGTGGTCGTTCAGGGTGCGCGCCCGACGGACCTGACGGCGCTGCTGTCCGACGCGGGCGGCCGTGCCCACGTCTACTTCGACGGCGCGAGCCGCGGCAATCCCGGCCCGGGCGCCGTCGGGTGGGTCATCGTCTCCGGCGACGGCATCGTCGACGAGGGCAACGACACCATCGGCCGGACGACGAACAACCGCGCGGAGTACGAGGCCCTGATTCAAGCGGTCGAGGCCGCTCGGGACCACGGCTTCGACGAGATAGACGTCCGCGGCGACTCGGAGTTGATCGTCCGGCAGGTGCGCGGCGAGTGGAACACGAACGACCCCGACCTCCGAGAGCGTCGAGTCCGCGTTCGGGAGTTACTCGAAGCGTTCGACCGCTGGTCGCTGGAGCACGTACCGCGAGAGATAAACGACCGCGCCGACGAACTGGCAAACGAGGCACTCGACGATGTCTGACCTGCCACGCGAAGTCGTGACGACTGCGGAGCGCCTGACACGGCTCGCCCGCCGTGCGGTGGACGAACAGGAAGCGGCGGCGTACGAACGCGACCGCGACGAACGACTCGCCGAATACGGTTTCACCGCGCGCATTCGCGAGAGCGACGACACGCTCGTCCTCCACCCGTCGTCGTGGCTGGAAGACGGGACGGTCCAGATGGACCGGATCGAGGATACCGACCGCGCGGTCGAGGTGTCGCTCTCGGGGAGCGGTGACCCCGAATCGTGGGACACGGTCGAGGAACACAACGCCGCGGTAGTCGACCGCGTCGAGGAGCGGGCCGGCGAGATTCACGCCGAGAACGCCCGCGTGTTCGCCGACTTCATGGGCAACCACTACGCGCGCCAGATGGAGACGGCGACGGCAGAGGAACTGGAGGAGTTCCTTCGCGAGTACTATCCGCGGAACGCGTGGCCGAGCGACGAACAACAAGCGGTGGTGACGCAGTCGCTCGAATACGTGTTCGACGTGACAGAAACGGCGATGCCCGAAGTTACTGCTGTGCGTCGATAAGTTCGCGAACCGACTCGGCCCGGTCGTCGTCGGTGACGAACTTCGAGAGCTCCCAGTTCAGACGGTTGAGAACGGCGTCGCGGCCGTCCTCGGTCAGGGCGTACTGGTTGGTTCGCTTGTCGAGTTCGCTCTTCTCGACCAGTCCCATCTCGACGAGGTCGTCGAGGTTGGGGTACAGACGCCCGTGGTTGACTTCGGTGTCGTAGTACGATTCGAGCTGTCGTTTGATCGCCAGTCCGTACATCGCCTCCTCCGAGAGGATGACGAGGATGTTGTGCTGGAACGCGGTGAGGTCGCGAACGATGCCGGGCTCGTTGGTTACTGCTTGTGCCTCTGACATACAGAGAAACATGTCACGGGGATATTTAACCCTTCTCAACTCTACCGTCTGCGAGCGTCTCAATGCCCCTGAATGGAGAATTCGACGTTATCAATTGAAGACATATCGCTCATCGTACCAATCGTTCGTCACGCAGGTCGACGACTGCCCGGTCGTCAACGTGACTCGGCGCGTGCCCGGAACGGGGCGGCCGATACGGGGTGCCGGCCGCTCGAAGTAGTCACATATTCTCGGCCGTGGCTGTTCATGTACCTTTTCATTCGTGTTGCTCCGAACCCGAAAGGACTATTGTCCGCTTCTGCCGTCGTGTTCGTATGGTGAACCTGTGGCGAGACCTCGAACCCGGCCCGAACC
Proteins encoded in this window:
- a CDS encoding DUF7108 family protein translates to MSDLPREVVTTAERLTRLARRAVDEQEAAAYERDRDERLAEYGFTARIRESDDTLVLHPSSWLEDGTVQMDRIEDTDRAVEVSLSGSGDPESWDTVEEHNAAVVDRVEERAGEIHAENARVFADFMGNHYARQMETATAEELEEFLREYYPRNAWPSDEQQAVVTQSLEYVFDVTETAMPEVTAVRR
- a CDS encoding PadR family transcriptional regulator, which encodes MSEAQAVTNEPGIVRDLTAFQHNILVILSEEAMYGLAIKRQLESYYDTEVNHGRLYPNLDDLVEMGLVEKSELDKRTNQYALTEDGRDAVLNRLNWELSKFVTDDDRAESVRELIDAQQ